The following are encoded in a window of Dryobates pubescens isolate bDryPub1 chromosome 25, bDryPub1.pri, whole genome shotgun sequence genomic DNA:
- the POLR2A gene encoding DNA-directed RNA polymerase II subunit RPB1, whose product MHGGPPSGDSACPLRTIKRVQFGILSPDEMKRMSVTEGGIKYPETTEGGRPKLGGLMDPRQGVIERTGRCQTCAGNMTECPGHFGHIELAKPVFHVGFLGKTMKILRCVCFFCSKLLVDSNNPKIKDILGKSKGQPKKRLTHVYDLCKGKNICEGGEEMDHKFGVEQPEGDEDLTKEKGHGGCGRYQPRIRRSGLELYAEWKHVNEDSQEKKILLSPERVHEIFKRISDEECFVLGMDPKFARPEWMVCTVLPVPPLSVRPAVVMQGSARNQDDLTHKLADIVKINNQLRRNEQNGAAAHVIAEDVKLLQFHVATMVDNELPGLPRAMQKSGRPLKSLKQRLKGKEGRVRGNLMGKRVDFSARTVITPDPNLAIDQVGVPRSIAANMTFAEIVTPFNIDRLQELVRRGNSQYPGAKYIIRDNGDRIDLRFHPKPSDLHLQIGYKVERHMCDGDIVIFNRQPTLHKMSMMGHRVRILPWSTFRLNLSVTTPYNADFDGDEMNLHLPQSLETRAEIQELAMVPRMIVTPQSNRPVMGIVQDTLTAVRKFTKRDVFLERGEVMNLLMFLSTWDGKVPQPAILKPRPLWTGKQIFSLIIPGHINCIRTHSTHPDDEDSGPYKHISPGDTKVVVENGELIMGILCKKSLGTSAGSLVHISYLEMGHDTTRLFYSNIQTVINNWLLIEGHTIGIGDSIADAKTYQDIQNTIKKAKQDVIEVIEKAHNNELEPTPGNTLRQTFENQVNRILNDARDKTGSSAQKSLSEYNNFKSMVVSGAKGSKINISQVIAVVGQQNVEGKRIPFGFKHRTLPHFIKDDYGPESRGFVENSYLAGLTPTEFFFHAMGGREGLIDTAVKTAETGYIQRRLIKSMESVMVKYDATVRNSINQVVQLRYGEDGLAGESVEFQNLATLKPSNKSFEKKFKFDYTNERALRRTLQEELVKEILSNAHIQNELEREFEKMREDREVLRVIFPTGDSKVVLPCNLLRMIWNAQKIFHINSRLPSDLHPVKVVEGVKELSRKLVIVNGDDPLSRQAQENATLLFNIHLRSTLCSRRMVEEFRLSGEAFDWLLGEIESKFNQAIAHPGEMVGALAAQSLGEPATQMTLNTFHYAGVSAKNVTLGVPRLKELINISKKPKTPSLTVFLLGQSARDAERAKDILCRLEHTTLRKVTANTAIYYDPNPQSTVVAEDQEWVNVYYEMPDFDVSRISPWLLRVELDRKHMTDRKLTMEQIAEKINAGFGDDLNCIFNDDNAEKLVLRIRIMNSDENKMQEEEEVVDKMDDDVFLRCIESNMLTDMTLQGIEQISKVYMHLPQTDNKKKIIITEDGEFKALQEWILETDGVSLMRVLSEKDVDPVRTTSNDIVEIFTVLGIEAVRKALERELYHVISFDGSYVNYRHLALLCDTMTCRGHLMAITRHGVNRQDTGPLMKCSFEETVDVLMEAAAHGESDPMKGVSENIMLGQLAPAGTGCFDLLLDAEKCKHGMEIPSALPGLGVGGPTGMFFGSAPSPMGGLSPAMTPWNQGATPAYGAWSPSVGSGMTPGGAGFSPSAASDASGFSPGYSPAWSPTPGSPGSPGPSSPYIPSPGGAMSPSYSPTSPAYEPRSPGGYTPQSPSYSPTSPSYSPTSPSYSPTSPNYSPTSPSYSPTSPSYSPTSPSYSPTSPSYSPTSPSYSPTSPSYSPTSPSYSPTSPSYSPTSPSYSPTSPSYSPTSPSYSPTSPSYSPTSPSYSPTSPSYSPTSPSYSPTSPNYSPTSPNYTPTSPSYSPTSPSYSPTSPNYTPTSPNYSPTSPSYSPTSPSYSPTSPSYSPSSPRYTPQSPTYTPSSPSYSPSSPSYSPTSPKYTPTSPSYSPSSPEYTPTSPKYSPTSPKYSPTSPKYSPTSPTYSPTTPKYSPTSPTYSPTSPVYTPTSPKYSPTSPTYSPTSPKYSPTSPTYSPTSPKGSTYSPTSPGYSPTSPTYSLTSPAISPDDSDEDN is encoded by the exons ATGCACGGGGGGCCGCCTTCGGGCGACAGCGCCTGCCCCTTGCGCACCATCAAACGAGTCCAGTTCGGCATCCTCAGCCCCGATGAAATG aaacGTATGTCAGTGACCGAGGGGGGCATCAAATATCCAGAGACCACCGAGGGGGGGCGCCCCAAACTCGGGGGGCTCATGGACCCCCGGCAGGGAGTCATCGAGAGGACAGGGCGCTGTCAGACCTGTGCTG GGAACATGACGGAGTGCCCAGGCCACTTTGGGCACATCGAGCTGGCCAAGCCTGTTTTCCATGTGGGCTTCCTGGGCAAGACCATGAAGATCCTGCGTTGTGTCTGCTTCTTCTGCTCCAAGCTGCTGGTGGACTCG AACAACCCCAAGATCAAGGACATCCTGGGCAAGTCCAAGGGGCAGCCCAAGAAGCGCCTGACCCACGTCTACGACCTGTGCAAGGGGAAGAACATCTGTGAGGGGGGTGAGGAGATGGACCACAAGTTTGGggtggagcagcctgagggggacgAGGACCTCACCAAAGAGAAG GGCCACGGGGGCTGCGGGCGGTACCAGCCGCGGATCCGGCGCTCGGGGCTGGAGCTGTACGCCGAGTGGAAGCACGTCAACGAGGACTCGCAGGAGAAGAAGATCCTGCTGAGCCCCGAGCGGGTGCACGAGATCTTCAAGCGCATCTCGGACGAGGAGTGCTTCGTGCTGGGCATGGACCCCAAGTTCGCCCGGCCCGAGTGGATGGTCTGCACCGTGCTGCCCGTGCCCCCCCTCTCCGTCCGCCCTGCCGTCGTCATGCAGGGCTCGGCTCGCAACCAG GACGACCTGACCCATAAGCTGGCTGACATCGTGAAGATCAACAACCAGCTGCGGCGCAATGAGCAGAACGGCGCTGCCGCCCACGTCATCGCGGAGGACGTCAAGCTCCTGCAGTTCCACGTGGCCACCATGGTGGACAACGAGCTGCCAGGACTGCCCAGG GCGATGCAGAAGTCGGGGCGCCCCCTGAAGTCCCTGAAGCAGCGcctgaaggggaaggagggcagggtgAGAGGCAACCTGATGGGCAAGCGGGTGGACTTCTCGGCCCGCACCGTCATCACCCCCGACCCCAACCTGGCCATCGACCAGGTGGGCGTGCCCCGCTCCATCGCCGCCAACATGACCTTCGCCGAGATCGTCACGCCCTTCAACATCGACAG actgcaggagctggtgagGAGGGGCAACAGCCAATACCCAGGGGCCAAATACATCATCAGGGACAATGGGGACCGCATCGACCTCCGGTTCCACCCCAAGCCCAGCGACCTGCACCTCCAGATCGGCTACAAG GTGGAGAGGCACATGTGTGATGGGGACATCGTCATCTTCAACCGGCAGCCCACCCTGCACAAGATGTCGATGATGGGACACCGCGTGCGCATCCTGCCCTGGTCCACCTTCCGCCTCAACCTCAG TGTCACCACCCCCTACAATGCAGACTTTGATGGGGACGAGATGAACCTGCACCTGCCCCAGAGCCTGGAGACCAGGGCAGAGATCCAGGAGCTGGCCATGGTGCCCAGGATGATTGTCACCCCCCAGTCCAACCGGCCTGTGATGGGCATCGTGCAGGACACCCTCACCGCCGTCCGCAAGTTCACCAAGCGAGACGTCTTCCTGGAGCGC GGGGAAGTGATGAACCTCCTGATGTTCCTCTCTACATGGGATGGGAAGGTCCCCCAGCCGGCCATCCTCAAGCCCAGGCCCCTCTGGACAGGCAAACAGATCTTCAGCCTCATCATCCCTGGGCACATCAACTGCATCAGgacccacagcacccaccctgATGATGAGGACAGTGGTCCCTACAAGCACATCTCTCCTGGGGACACCAAG GTGGTGGTGGAGAACGGGGAGCTGATCATGGGCATCCTGTGCAAGAAGTCCTTGGGCACCTCAGCAGGGTCCCTGGTGCACATCTCCTACCTGGAGATGGGACATGACACCACCAGGCTCTTCTACAGCAACATCCAGACTGTCATCAACAACTGGCTGCTCATCGAGG GTCACACCATTGGCATTGGGGACTCCATCGCCGATGCCAAGACCTACCAGGACATCCAGAACACCATCAAGAAGGCCAAGCAGGATGTCATTGAG GTGATCGAGAAGGCTCATAACAACGAGCTGGAGCCCACCCCTGGCAACACCTTGAGGCAGACCTTTGAGAACCAGGTCAACAGGATCCTCAACGACGCCCGGGACAAGACGGGGTCCTCTGCCCAGAAGTCCCTCTCCGAGTACAACAACTTCAAGTCCATGGTGGTGTCTGGTGCCAAGGGCTCCAAGATCAACATCTCCCAG GTGATCGCGGTGGTGGGGCAGCAGAACGTGGAGGGCAAGCGGATCCCCTTCGGCTTCAAGCACCGCACCCTGCCGCACTTCATCAAGGACGACTACGGCCCCGAGAGCCGCGGCTTCGTCGAGAACTCCTACCTGGCCGGCCTCACGCCCACCGAGTTCTTCTTCCACGCCATGGGCGGCCGCGAGGGCCTCATCGACACCGCCGTCAAGACGGCCGAGACGG ggtaCATCCAGCGGCGCCTGATCAAGTCGATGGAGTCGGTGATGGTCAAGTACGACGCCACCGTCCGCAACTCCATCAACCAGGTGGTGCAGCTGCGCTACGGCGAGGACGGCCTGGCCGGGGAGAGCGTCGAGTTCCAGAACCTGGCCACCCTCAAGCCCTCCAACAAGTCCTTTGAGAAGAA GTTCAAGTTTGACTACACCAATGAGCGAGCCCTGCGCAGGaccctgcaggaggagctggtcAAGGAGATCCTCTCCAATGCTCACATCCAGAACgagctggagagggagtttGAGAAGatgagagaagacagagaggtcCTCAGGGTCATCTTCCCCACAGGGGACAGCAAG GTTGTCCTCCCCTGCAACCTGCTGAGGATGATCTGGAATGCTCAGAAGATTTTCCACATCAACTCCAGGCTGCCCTCAGACCTCCACCCAGTCAAGGTGGTGGAAG gggtgaaggagctgagcaggaagctGGTGATCGTCAATGGGGATGACCCCCTGAGCAGGCAGGCCCAGGAGAATGCGACTCTGCTCTTCAACATCCACCTCAGGTCCACCCTCTGCAGCCGGCGCATGGTGGAGGAGTTCCGGCTCAGTGGGGAAGCCTTTgactggctgctgggggagatCGAGTCCAAGTTTAACCAGGCCATT GCCCACCCCGGGGAGATGGTCGGGGCGCTGGCGGCGCAGTCCCTGGGGGAGCCTGCCACCCAGATGACTCTCAACACCTTCCACTACGCCGGGGTCTCGGCCAAGAACGTCACCCTGGGGGTGCCTCGCCTCAAGGAGCTCATCAACATCTCCAAGAAGCCCAAGACTCCCTCCCTGACCGTCTTCCTGCTGGGCCAGAGTGCCCGCGACGCCGAGAGGGCCAAG GACATCCTGTGCCGGCTGGAGCACACCACGCTGCGGAAGGTGACGGCCAACACCGCCATCTACTACGACCCCAACCCCCAGAGCACAGTGGTGGCCGAGGACCAGGAGTGGGTCAATGTCTACTACGAGATGCCAGACTTCGACGTCAGCCGCATCTCGCCCTGGCTGCTGCGCGTTGAGCTCGACCGCAAGCACATGACCGACCGCAAGCTCACCATGGAGCAGATCGCGGAGAAGATCAACGCCG GCTTTGGAGATGACCTCAACTGCATCTTCAATGACGACAACGCCGAGAAGCTGGTGCTGAGGATCCGCATCATGAACAGCGATGAGAACAAGATGCAGGAG gaggaggaggtggtggacaaGATGGATGACGACGTCTTTCTGCGCTGCATCGAGTCCAACATGCTGACCGACATGACCCTGCAGGGCATCGAGCAGATCAGCAAG gTCTACATGCACTTGCCTCAGACAGACAACAAGAAGAAGATCATCATCACTGAGGACGGAGAGTTCAAGGCCCTGCAGGAGTGGATTCTGGAGACCGATGGTGTCAGCCTGATGAGGGTCCTGAGCGAGAAGGATGTGGACCCTGTCAGGACCACCTCCAATGACATCGTGGAGATCTTCACT GTGCTGGGCATCGAGGCGGTGCGGAAGGCGCTGGAGCGGGAGCTCTACCACGTCATCTCCTTCGACGGCTCCTACGTCAACTACCGGCACCTGGCGCTGCTCTGCGACACCATGACCTGCCGCGGGCACCTCATGGCCATCACCCGCCACGGCGTCAACCGCCAGGACACCGGGCCCCTCATGAAGTGCTCCTTCGAGGAGACG GTGGATGTGCTgatggaggcagcagcccatGGGGAGAGCGACCCCATGAAGGGGGTGTCGGAGAACATcatgctggggcagctggcGCCGGCAGGCACCGGCTGCTTCGACCTGCTGCTGGATGCTGAGAAGTGCAAGCATGGCATGGAGATCCCCAGCGCCCTGCCTGGCCTCGGCGTTGGGGGAC CCACAGGGATGTTCTttggctctgcccccagccccatggggGGCCTGTCCCCAGCCATGACCCCCTGGAACCAAGGAGCCACTCCTGCCTATGGGGCCTGGTCTCCCAGTGTGG GCAGCGGCATGACCCCGGGGGGTGCAGGGTTctcccccagtgctgcctcTGATGCTTCCGGCTTCAGCCCAGGCTACTCCCCGGCCTGGTCCCCGACCCCAGGCTCTCCCGGCTCCCCTGGGCCCTCCAGCCCCTACATCCCCTCCCCTG GTGGAGCCATGTCACCCAGCTACAGCCCGACCTCCCCTGCCTACGAGCCGCGCTCCCCTGGGGGCTACAccccacagagccccagctacagccccacctcccccagctacagccccacctcccccagctaCAGCCCTACCAGCCCCAACTACAGCCCCACCTCTCCCAGCTACAGCCCAACTTCTCCCAGCTACAGCCCCACATCTCCCAGCTACAGCCCCACCTCTCCCAGCTACAGCCCCACCTCTCCCAGCTAcagccccacctcccccagctaCAGCCCAACTTCTCCCAGCTACAGCCCAACTTCTCCCAGCTACAgtcccacctcccccagctatagccccacctcccccagctaTAGCCCCACATCTCCCAGCTACAGCCCCACATCTCCCAGCTAcagccccacctcccccagctaCAGCCCCACATCTCCCAGCTacagccccaccagccccagctacagccccaccagccccaACTACAGTCCTACCAGCCCCAACTACACACCTACCTCCCCCAGCTAcagccccacctcccccagctaCAGCCCCACCAGCCCAAACTATACCCCTACTAGTCCCAACTACAGCCCCACCTCGCCCAGCTACAGCCCCACCTCGCCCAGCTAcagccccacctcccccagctactctccctccagcccccgcTACACCCCGCAGTCTCCCACCtacacccccagcagccccagctacagccccagcagccccagctacagccccacctcccccaagtacacccccaccagccccagctacAGCCCTAGCTCCCCAGAGTACACCCCTACCTCCCCCAAGTacagccccaccagccccaAATACAGCCCCACCAGTCCCAAGTacagccccaccagccccacctacagccccaccacccccaaGTACAGCCCTACCAGCCCCACCTACAGCCCCACCTCCCCAGTCTACACCCCCACCAGCCCCAAGTacagccccaccagccccacctacagccccaccagccccaagtacagccccaccagccccacctacagccccaccagccccaAGGGCTCCACCTAcagccccaccagcccaggctacagccccaccagccccacctacagcctcaccagccctgccatcAGCCCCGACGACAGCGACGAGGACAACTGA